The genome window AAACTGCAGATCATTTTTATTGTGTACTGGCCAGGATCTACATTGAGgtatttattatgtaatttgcCAAAAGCTACCCACATTTTATGTATAGTTTCATAAATATTAGTCCAGGAGGTGACTTTCAGTTATTGTATCTTCTCTGCTTTCAGAATGAATGGAAACTGATAAGTACTTTGAAAAACTAGTTGGCTGTGTTTTAATACTTATTCTATCTTTTTTAGTTATGTACTTTTTGCTAGTTTTTCCTTTTAGAAAGTGTTGATACTTGATTGTTATTAACTTAGATAGCTAATTTGTCTTAGTCCTGGTTCATTTTAATGCCAGAGCTTGACTATTATGGGTGTTGATTTTCCTGAATCTTGTAGGTTGAATTGTCCAAAGTCTGCCATGCGTAGTTTGCGGCTGGCTAGAAATCATTCTACTTCTGATCATGAAAGGCTTGTGTATGAAGGATGGATACTGTATGACACTGGTTATCGTGAAGAAGCATTAGCAAAGGCTGAGGAATCTATTTCTATTCGAAGATCATTTGAAGCTTACTTTCTCAAAGCTTATGCGTTAGCTGACTCAAATCTTGATTCAGAGTCTTCAAAGTATGTGATCTGTCTCTTGGAGGAAGCTCTTAGATGCCCTTTAGATGGTCTTCGGAAAGGACAAGTGAGTGCTAAGTTTTGGATTAAACATTTTATGCTGATATCAGTGCTGAAGTAATgtatttatatttgttattcttttaaattgtaGGCACTGAATAATCTAGGGAGTGTCTATGTAGACTGTGATAAACTGGACCTTGCTGCTGACTGCTACATGAATGCACTCAACATCAAGCATACACGAGCACATCAGGGGTTGGCACGTGTATATCATCTTAAAAATCTCCGGAAAGCAGCATATGATGAGATGACAAAGCTAATAGAAAAGGCTCGGAGTAATGCATCAGCTTATGAGAAACGTTCAGAATATTGTGACCGTGACATGGCAAAGAGTGATCTTAGTATGGCATCACAATTGGATCCTCTAAGGACTTATCCTTACCGATATAGGGCTGCAGGTGAGTCTCATATGAGTGGTTCTATTATCCCATGTTTTCTCCTGATTATTCATGATGGTAACTTGGTGAGGGAGGGGAATTGTAGCTGTGATTGTAATTTGCAAGCCATTTTTGTGTTTCAAATATTATCTGTGGCATTTGTATAGCCATGATGGTTTTATTACTGTCTTAGATTCCAGGGTACAATCTTCAATGctgtttttttttaccaaatttttTCCTATAAACTGATTTGTCAGCATAACTTCATAGACATATTTTAGTTTTCCATGAAAAAAATAGTAGTTGATGACTTTCCTTAGATTTACTATGTAACatttaaatgaatgaaaaatcaCTGTGTTTATCTTTCTGCTTTCTTTGTTTACTTGTTTATATACCCCAACTCAAATGTCAAATGTTTATGTTGACCACCCATGATTTATTTAAGTTTCCCCTCTAAAAATGCTTTTTGTCTGAATTTGTGGCATTAATCATGCAGTTACTCAGAAACATTATATTGCATAAGTATTGCAGGAAATGACTTGTGGAATTTTCACAGTTATGCAGTAAAAACTGACCATCGTTGCTTTAAATGTTGACAGAAAATCATGGCTGTTCATAGGTTTCCTGTTCATAGCACGCCTATCAAATCATACATTATTGTAGGGTACATGttcattttgctttgttttatcATATCAAGAGTGATCAGTTATGAAGAGATCTTTTGAGTTTGTGCCTATCCGTGTAGCTTTGTATGCTTTTGTTCTGACTTTTGGTCTTGGTTCATGGTGAGATACTTTTGTTTGCCATGAGCATCTTGATAGAGCAATATGAACACAATATATTAGAACCTCTGCAACCTGTTATCAACTTCTGACTCAAACTCTGTTTACCAGTTTTAATGGATGATCATAAGGAAGCTGAGGCAATAGAAGAGCTTTCAAGAGCCATTGATTTTAAGCCAGATCTGCAACTATTACATCTTCGAGCGGCATTTTATGATTCAATGGGTGATTTTGTCTCTGCAGTCCGGGACTGTGAAGCAGCCCTTTGTCTTGATCCTATTCATAATGAGATTCTTGATCTCTGTAATAAAGCACGGGAGCATATTCGAGAACCAAAGTGACAGAAtcagatatttaaaaaatataattttttcctaGTGTTCCCTATGGGGACAAGCCTATTCTTGCCAACCTGTACTTTTTCTACTCATGAAGGTCCAGTAATCATCAGTGTCATTCATCTGTTGTTAGATTTTCAATCCAGAAGCGGCATGGTCTACATCTTTCAGCTGGCCTTCCGGAGAGTGGAACTacagaaaagggaaaagaaaaattagaaagctCATTTGGATTGAAACCAAAGAGGAAGTAGAGAAGGATAGCTTGTAAATATAAGTAATGACTTATGTTTTTGTCACAGAATGGTCAAGTAGTGCAAACAACTGCTGCTGCTATGCTCCAGTATGCCACACCAGCAAATTGGTGATGAGTTACTAGTTAGACAAAACATGTACATGGAAAAACCAATTGTTATGTAAGTCCAAGATTTagataattacaattatatttttgtctGAGCAATTGGCCAATTCACATTGTGTTATAACATTTTCCACTTTTCTCTGTTGTATAAGCACAATTTTCCCTGACGACCCTTTGAACATATATTGATGCCGAGTTATCCATGGAGAAGCTATACCCATAACTAGTTATCAACCTTACATCTGCTTAATTCATCTGTACGTCTGTTcccttatttttcattattactCTTGTTATTGTcggtattttattttatgtaaaaccCAAGTGTCTATTGAGAGAGGCACACCGAGACTCTGTTTGGATAAAATTTttcatggaagaaaaaaaaaggttaaaatattgaatttcttttatttttttaagttaatatcaacgtatgtttttaattttttttgtagttctttcatttaactttttcaaaaattgaagtgcataagttgatttaacttgtataagaaatttaatccattttatcttcttatttatgaaaaagtttttcTAAGGGTGACACTGTTACCTGATTTTAAACCTCAGtcctttttccttttatgcTGCGTCTGCAACCCTCTATTTTTAACCTGTTTTATTAGGCTTTTTTGCTTAGTAGATATTATATTAGTTGCTCCTTTTGCGTGTAATACTTATTGAATaaggagatttttttttgttgggggATGCTGTGCATGAAACGTTAAAATGGCCGGTGAGTTCAGGTTCCTTGCTTCTATGTAGTCTTCCCACGTGGAAGGAGAGCTTTTCAACGAACCTGTGACCCACTAGAAAGTAAGACCTTAGTTTAAATGCTTTTCACGAGATACCCATATTTCCAACTGCTGTTATTTATTCTCCCCAACCAACAATACGTGATGTACTTTCTAATaccatttttttgaactttatgTCAAAAAATCATCTCAGATACTCAATTTAGTTATTGAAGCTCCCTTATATGGAAGCCaaggaaacaaaagaagaaTAAGGAGGTGGAGCTTGTTTTGGAAACCATGGATAGGAAACGTCCTAGAAAGTTAAACTTGAATGCACCCCTTTTGTCCACACGGCGTCTCGGTAGTCCAAATGTTGCAGATACTTCATGTTCATCATATTCAGTTGGAGCAGTCCAAAATACAAGTGAAAGGGTTCCATTTTCTTGGGAGAAAGCACCAGGCAAGCCAAAAGAAATTGAGAGGAGTGATAACACACAAGACGGTGGCACGCTGCGCCTAAGACTACCACCTCGCCATTGGTTTCTTCCGAAAGAAGCAGTCGAAGAAGATGTTGATCGTGGTGATGATGCATTTCATGATCAGGGAGATGGTAGTTGTGATGGCGACGACGACAAGGATGATTTCTTCTCGGATGCTATGGATGTTTTATCTCTATCAGAGGCATTAGATTATGTCCAAAAGAAATCGGAGAATGCTCATAGTAACACCAATGATGGGTTGAGGTTAAAGCTTGCAGAGTCTAATGGATACCAATCTCCTACTTACATGATCAATCGCTTTCTTCCGGATGCCACTGCTTTGGCTGCATCATCTGCTTTGCATTTTTCTACTAACTTAGAAGAGAAAGATTGTGATACTTGTAGCTATCCAGGGTGTTACACAAGGCATTCATATGCTTCTTCTCCAAAGGGTTGTGGCTTGGAACTACTCTTCCCGTGGCGTATGAAGCATAAACTTTGTTCTATAGAGAGCCCTGTGTTGCCATGTTCTACTAATCTGCACAAGCATAAGCGCAACTCCAAACAGAAGAAACACCGTTCTTCAACAACCTACATTCCTTGTACAAACATGAAAGATATTTGATGGGTGAGAAATGCTAGAAACATACTCTCTGTCACACCCTTTTAAACACCATCTCTCttgttggttgaaatttattaaaaatgagaaaaatttaTGGGTTTcacatcatatttaattattctttctcttaatgttgtagtttttaataaattttaaccaattagAAAAAGTGTTAGAGAGTGTGTTGTTAGCTCTTCTTTGATGGGTAGAGCTAGTTCTTTGATTTGTTCATTGCTACTTCatacaaaatctttattttatgtgtaaataatatatattatttgttatctTAGCTACTTAAAAAATGTGCGATTGTTGTCTTTCAATTCTTAATCAGTTTGTTGGTGGAGTGAGACTCAATGTGATAGTAGTTGGCTTTCTTGAAAACCAGTAACATATTCAGGTTGAATTCATTTCATCTTGCCATTATTTAGGAGTGGAGAAAGGGTATAGAATTAACTGATTGATAGTTTTGTGAAAAAAGCAAATCAGTTTATTATCTAGATTGGTAGTCATtcataatttaaaactaaagcAGCCAACTGATAAACTTTGATTCATTTAAAAGCTTTTGATTATAAGGGGTGACATTACTTGATCTGTGGTTTGTAAATCGACTTACTCCGTATATAGTATTagtgttttcaaaattaaataaatttataaaatataaactgaatgaaaaatatttcaaattataaagaaGTATACACAactaatttatataaacaatgtATTAAAAGGTAAAAAGTCATTAATAAATGTTAACTTTAAACCAATTAGGAATGCAAGTTTTGGGGttttaaataatcaaaactgtatttttacattgtcacacatcacactttttttttttgtgaagtgATTCCACATCAACATGGTTATTGAGAGTCTATTTGGAAGGAGTAAAAGtgagaggaaagaaaataaacatgcataatgatgtatttttatttgtttggttaaagagaaaatgaaagaaaaatttgaagaaaacttgatttcaagaaacaaaaatttaaatttttatttcttccactttctctccaatttaaatttcaaattttatttgtttctttattttcttttctctctaccAAACATAGGGTGATGGAGATAGTGGAGGGACATTAGttacaaatttcatattaaagGAAAATTTCATTGATTTGAAAATGTAGAGCCAAGAGGTTGACTTCTTGAATGGATTGCTAACTAAAATCCTATAAAAATACGAAATAGTAACGTATAGATTCATTATATTATGTTagctatattatttttttaatatatataagacAAATTAGGTTAATTATTAACTCACCAATTCAACAACAACCCATTGACCCATTGACTGAGTTGGCGATCGGAGAATTTTCACACCATTGCTTTAAactatatctttttctttacaattcttttcttttagacgtttaacctttattttcatgcaactctttcttttctttcttcttttttgttcactCATACCAAGCATCTTTTGAAACATCTTAGAAACCTAGTTAAGAAACAAATTTCCGTTCTTGACACAAATTATCCGATCATTAATTGGGATCATTTTGTAGAAAGATTAGTAAAAACACTTtggctaaaaattattttgcgaCAACAACATATAACACACtattaagaaattataattgttgtaattgttaacaaaaataattttttttttaattacaaataaaaatcttttatttaagTCGAATTCctacattttttttgaaaaaaaatgcactacaTCAGCTATTAATTAAATGCtattaaacatttaataaaaaattgcaaaaaattatttaacttgaATTAGTCTCATGTTATTTAATGAGAGAAGATTTTGTCTGTCTGTATGTATTTTAGGTCAGCGACAACCACATACTGCaatcaaaattagtttttttactcgtTAAATTGAGAAACAGTCATATATAATTTCTGACTTAGAAAGTTACATTTTCTTGAGTGTAGGTAACTCAATATTATAcaggtttctttttttattaccaACATTATACAATTGAGTAGTAATATATCATACTTTCTCTCCTCAACTAATCCATcttgaaaacaaaaaagcagctctttcttgtttgttttctttcttgtggaattttttgtttttttagttttttaggtCGACAAGGAGTTTGtctttgctcctatgtatctcCAGATGCAATGAAAAAATCAGACttacatagttctttaagtaGAAAATAGTTTGTGTGTTATGTTGATTTTATCTTCTTAGAAAGATTTGTTTCAATTACGTGAAAAATAgttgttaaggtgttggaccttgagatgatgtttaattttaaaaaaaaaaacaacggagaaaataacttaaggcattggaccttgaagtGATCTCGAGTAATGCAAAATTTTTGTGGAGAAAAAGGAGAATTGAGTGATCATTTGTTTGAGGAGAAAAATGAGAATGTCAAGTATGCTTTGTGAAGTCAAGCAAGTCAAAGACCCAACATGACATTCACAAAATTTCACTCACATGTTATTGAAACACCACCAAGCAAGACAGAGACCCAACATGAAGTGAACGAAATGAGAACAAAGATTTTGGATTTGCGGTAAACTTTGTGtagtcaagcaagtcggagaccctgcatgacattcacaaaatttacccACACGATATTAAAATGCcaccaagcaagtcggagacccagcatggagTGCACGGAATGAGAAAAAAGATTTTGGATTTGCGGTAAACTTTGGAaagtcaagcaagtcggagaccctgcatgatattcacaaaatttaccCACATGTTATTAAAACTCcaccaagcaagtcggagacccattATGGAATGCACGGAACGTAAGCGCATACTAAAGAATACTAACGCAAAATtgcaaaataaatgaataatcaaCATAGtgttatgtaattaattaaatgtataaGATGTGCACAAATAAATTGAATGAGATAAAATAGAAGCGGGAAATACACTTAATAATAAAAGGTGCGAGGTTAAAACAtggggaaaaataaataagtgataGAATATTTACAACACCTTACTAACCAGGcaataataaatcaaattggagaataaaatatataatagagcCAAGCCGAAAAAAGGGTGGTGTAAAtagtagtttttattttatttggacaGTGAGTGGGGTGTCCAGTAAATGGGGTGTGACtagtaacatttattttatgtagGCTTTTTTTGAAAGTGGATCAGGcccaaaatgataaaaataagtgtatatgtaaaaaggaggtgtaaatagcaattgtGTTTTAGGGTTAAGCAACTAGGCTTGTTTCAACTCTTTTTtcgtttttcatttatttttttttcaaaaaaaaaaatttgcgcaacaaacattaacaaaataattctaAGGATCTTGCCGGTGGCCAAGAACCCATTAGCGAGATGAAACAAATCAAACAACAGATCAAAAGAAAGAACGAAGAAGGAGAAGACAGGGAAGGAAGAGCGAAGGAGAGACGAAGGGAGAAATGAAGAGATGAGGGGGAAGGAATGAAGGATACCTGGAGTTCCGCTGTTGGCTCTTTTCGCCTCCTTGAGATTCATACCTCTTGTGTGTTCCTTTGATGTTTTCTCTGAgggtttgttttgtgttttgtttatgTAATCGTGTGTTCTTGTGATATTCATATCTCTTCCTTTTATATTGTTTCTTCTCCTTTTGCCCCTattattcttttcctttttattattatttttctattttatttttgttcttccttttcttttctttttctctttttttccttgtttacgttttctttctttccttttttttttctcttttttctattttctttctttccttttttttttcttttttttcctgttctttctttcctttttctttttccgatttctctttgtttcttcctattcttttctctttttttatttttactttttttattattttttgttattattattaatttttttttttacttattttgcattttttgttttatttatttatattatttttaacacaATTGTCTAGACATAATTAGGGTCAGttgtccctctttacttgtcttttattgaaaataaaagacaagtaaagatgatgacactaattttgttcaagTGATCCTTCGAAAGATCAAAATATGAGAACGAACAGTTTTCAGAAAGATCACAACTGAAGACTTTGAATCTATGAAACATAAAAGCAAATGACGTTGAATTTTATGAAACATAGaacagaggacgttgagtcctacgaAATTAATAACAGAGAACATTGAGTCGTATGAAACATAAAacaaaggacattgagtcctaggaaattaaaaacaaaggacgttgagtcctatgaaactaaaaaatggaggacgttgagtcctatgaaactacaaacaaaggacattgagtcttatgaaactaaaaaatagaGGACAAAAagcagaggacgttgagtcatAGGAGACTAAAGATAGAGGACACTGAGTCCTATGAACATGCCAACAAGTACTAGTACATAGAGGCTCAAACTTGTAAAAAGGTGAGAGGTTGACTCTCTAAAAGGACCATTCATCCCAAACTCCGAAAGGAAAACACTGGATCTTAAAAACTGGCATATAGAGAGAAGGATATGCACTTAAAGCTTGATATGAAACATATAAGTTTTGGAATGCATTATGATGAATGAAAAAAGGCATGCGAACTTCGCAATGAGTGCAGGCTTTGTACCCAGCAATGCAATGCAAAGGGCTTTGAGTCATGAAAATTGTGCAATGCTAGtgccatttttttctctcttgttatACTTTGCtggtcttttttttaaaaaaaaaaacacaaattgactgtctcTTTCTAAAATATGTAAtgattcatgcaacctcatcttGTCTTCTGTTTTATTCAACCGCTTGGCAATTTTGGATGATGGCAGtggagccatttgacatttaatcaatcaattgaaatattgatTCTAGGGtttgttccttttttgtttaaaaaacttTGATTACTCTGCACAACAAGGAAATATAAGGCTTCAGGATTGACTGTGTGaaccattgaaggatggcaagggattgttacactttggtatatgaccCAAGTGAAAATTTCTTGATTTAAGATCATAGAGGAATACCATGGGTCCATCAATCCCATTGAAGCTTGATGATATGGGCTGACCCCGAAAGGCGTTACGTAACAAAGACTACCATCAGATTTGAAAGAAACCCTAGGGACTCAGTGTGAGAGACTGACGTCGAAGGTACCCACTATCACAATTGCCTTCAAGTATCTTCTGCGAGCTCTTggtttttcttctcaaatgtgcaagtgcaaacctcaggattttttttacaatcacaagcgtgtgcgTGTTCCATTCTAGAATCcgaacttaaaagaaaaattagtccttccttgatccacataggctttattgggcttgtaacatgGCCAAGGgttaagagggctatgaaagaaaagtTTGAGAGGCTtaaagagtgtttaagggttacaTAGAGTAAGAACCTTGAGTGCCTTGCTCGCACTTGTTGGACAAACGACcacaataacttaagagggggggggggtgaattaagttttaaaattttcccactaacaaattttaacccccatttaaatgatatatgataggttcagaatgcaaaagaagaacAAGCAATTAAGTTAATCAATGCTCTTTAAACGTGCAAGACAAAATcagttgcaataaaataaatgagataagggaagagagaattgtaaACTCAATtaatactggttcgaccacttcccg of Glycine soja cultivar W05 chromosome 1, ASM419377v2, whole genome shotgun sequence contains these proteins:
- the LOC114379775 gene encoding uncharacterized protein LOC114379775, producing MDRKRPRKLNLNAPLLSTRRLGSPNVADTSCSSYSVGAVQNTSERVPFSWEKAPGKPKEIERSDNTQDGGTLRLRLPPRHWFLPKEAVEEDVDRGDDAFHDQGDGSCDGDDDKDDFFSDAMDVLSLSEALDYVQKKSENAHSNTNDGLRLKLAESNGYQSPTYMINRFLPDATALAASSALHFSTNLEEKDCDTCSYPGCYTRHSYASSPKGCGLELLFPWRMKHKLCSIESPVLPCSTNLHKHKRNSKQKKHRSSTTYIPCTNMKDI